Proteins encoded by one window of Marixanthomonas sp. SCSIO 43207:
- the lpxK gene encoding tetraacyldisaccharide 4'-kinase: MKILRKFLFPFAVIYGWITGFRNFLYDNNYLKSSEYSIPIICVGNLSVGGTGKSPMIEYLIETLQEDYKIAVLSRGYKRKTSGYLEVLQTHTAEQTGDEPLQFKNKFPHVTVAVCADRRTGIEQLQKKAEVLLLDDAFQHRKVKADTNIVLTPYHDLFINDFMLPTGNLREPRKGIKRADIIVVTKCPDTVPYAKLQKIEYVMPLQNHQKIYFSSIGYDDTIIGKKESLPLDYLSNKKFTLVTGIANPQPLLDFLKNNNFQFSHKKFSDHHSFSTSEIETLKKEELILTTEKDFMRLKTKLDKFAFYYLPITTKIKNDQGPFFKEAILQRVAFKRKS; the protein is encoded by the coding sequence ATGAAAATACTCCGAAAATTTTTATTTCCTTTTGCTGTTATATACGGATGGATTACAGGTTTTAGAAATTTTTTATACGATAACAACTATTTAAAAAGTAGTGAATATTCAATTCCTATTATTTGTGTAGGAAACCTCTCAGTAGGAGGGACCGGAAAGTCTCCCATGATTGAATATTTAATTGAAACCCTTCAAGAAGATTATAAAATTGCTGTGTTGAGTCGTGGGTATAAACGAAAAACCTCTGGATATTTAGAAGTATTACAAACGCATACCGCCGAACAAACAGGAGATGAACCGCTTCAGTTTAAAAATAAATTTCCTCACGTGACGGTAGCTGTGTGTGCAGATAGAAGAACCGGGATTGAGCAGCTTCAGAAAAAAGCTGAAGTGCTATTACTTGACGATGCTTTTCAGCATAGAAAAGTGAAAGCAGATACCAATATAGTACTCACTCCTTACCATGATTTATTTATAAATGACTTTATGTTGCCAACCGGTAATTTACGCGAACCAAGAAAAGGTATAAAGCGAGCCGATATTATCGTGGTTACAAAATGTCCTGACACTGTACCATATGCCAAGCTGCAAAAAATAGAATATGTAATGCCCTTACAAAACCATCAAAAAATCTATTTTTCGTCTATTGGTTATGATGATACAATTATTGGTAAAAAGGAGTCACTGCCTTTAGATTATCTTTCAAACAAAAAATTTACTTTGGTTACTGGAATAGCAAACCCTCAGCCTTTACTTGATTTTTTGAAGAATAATAATTTTCAGTTTTCTCATAAAAAATTTTCAGATCACCATAGTTTTTCAACTTCAGAAATTGAAACCTTAAAAAAGGAAGAACTAATTTTAACTACTGAAAAGGATTTTATGCGGCTTAAAACAAAACTAGACAAGTTTGCCTTTTATTATTTACCTATTACCACCAAAATAAAGAATGACCAAGGTCCTTTTTTTAAGGAAGCAATCTTGCAACGGGTTGCTTTTAAAAGAAAGAGTTAA
- a CDS encoding Nif3-like dinuclear metal center hexameric protein, which yields MKVKDVIQLLDEFAPLSYAEDFDNTGLLVGDAQATVSGILVTLDTLEAVVDEAISENCNMIVSFHPIIFSGLKKLTGKTYVERVVQKAIKHDINIFAIHTALDNAWNGVNAMICKKLNLTNRKILIEKEASIKKLLTFVPVDNAPTVREALFNAGAGEIGNYSNCSFTLEGKGSFNGNEDSNPTIGTKGETHFEKEMQIGVTYHKHKENRILQALFEAHPYEEVAYEISTLDNKNQQLGMGMIGELSSEISEEEFLKFIKKTMQTGCVRHSKLQNKKIKKVAVLGGSGSFAIKAAKAAGADAYVTADLKYHDFFTAENDILLCDIGHYESEQYTKELLVSFLTKKISNFAIVLSQINTNPISYF from the coding sequence ATGAAAGTAAAAGACGTCATTCAATTATTAGATGAATTTGCTCCCCTATCCTATGCCGAAGATTTTGACAACACAGGATTACTAGTTGGCGATGCACAAGCAACCGTTTCAGGCATTTTGGTCACCTTAGACACGCTAGAAGCTGTAGTAGATGAAGCTATTTCAGAAAACTGCAATATGATTGTTAGTTTTCACCCCATAATTTTTTCTGGCCTAAAAAAACTAACCGGAAAAACGTACGTAGAGCGTGTAGTTCAAAAAGCCATTAAACATGACATTAATATTTTTGCTATTCATACTGCTCTAGACAACGCCTGGAATGGGGTTAACGCAATGATTTGCAAAAAGCTAAACCTTACAAATAGAAAAATTTTAATTGAAAAAGAAGCTTCAATAAAAAAACTACTCACATTTGTTCCTGTAGATAATGCACCAACCGTGAGAGAAGCTTTATTTAATGCAGGTGCCGGTGAGATAGGTAATTACAGCAATTGCAGTTTTACACTAGAAGGTAAAGGAAGTTTTAATGGCAATGAAGATAGCAACCCCACAATAGGTACTAAAGGAGAAACCCATTTTGAAAAAGAAATGCAAATTGGCGTTACCTATCACAAACACAAAGAAAATAGGATACTACAAGCGCTTTTTGAAGCGCACCCCTATGAAGAAGTGGCCTATGAAATATCAACCCTTGATAACAAAAATCAACAGTTGGGTATGGGGATGATTGGCGAACTCTCTTCGGAAATTTCTGAAGAAGAATTTTTAAAATTTATAAAAAAAACGATGCAAACCGGATGTGTAAGGCATTCAAAATTGCAAAATAAAAAAATAAAAAAAGTAGCCGTACTTGGAGGAAGCGGAAGCTTTGCAATTAAAGCTGCAAAGGCTGCTGGAGCAGATGCTTACGTAACTGCAGATTTAAAATATCATGACTTTTTTACAGCAGAAAACGATATTTTATTATGCGATATTGGTCACTATGAAAGTGAACAATACACAAAAGAGCTTTTAGTTTCTTTCCTTACAAAAAAAATTAGTAATTTTGCAATCGTTTTATCACAAATAAACACCAATCCTATTAGCTATTTTTAA
- a CDS encoding zinc ribbon domain-containing protein — MAKKTETTVEEKLRALYDLQLIDSRIDEIRNVRGELPLEVEDLEDEVAGMNTRLDKLNTDLEVLENNIKEKKNGIEESKALIKKYSSQQDNVRNNREYNSLSKEIEFQELEIQLSEKHIKEFKAQIEQKKEVIEETKSRLKDREDHLKHKQGELDEILSETEKEEKALIKESEKFEKKIEERLVKAYKRIRGNVKNGLAVVQVERGASGGSFFTIPPQVQMEIAARKKIITDEHSGRILVDPALAQEEKEKMEKLFEKVS, encoded by the coding sequence ATGGCAAAAAAAACAGAAACCACTGTAGAAGAAAAGTTAAGAGCACTGTACGACTTACAATTGATTGACTCTAGAATCGATGAGATTCGTAATGTGCGTGGAGAATTACCTTTAGAAGTTGAAGATTTGGAAGATGAAGTAGCCGGTATGAATACCCGTCTTGACAAGTTAAACACAGATCTAGAAGTGCTTGAAAACAATATCAAAGAAAAGAAAAATGGTATTGAAGAATCAAAGGCTCTTATTAAAAAATACTCTTCACAACAAGACAATGTACGTAACAACCGTGAGTACAATTCTTTAAGCAAGGAGATTGAGTTTCAAGAATTAGAAATTCAATTATCTGAAAAGCACATTAAAGAATTTAAAGCTCAAATTGAGCAGAAAAAAGAAGTGATTGAGGAAACCAAATCACGTTTAAAGGATCGTGAAGATCACTTAAAACATAAGCAAGGTGAGCTTGATGAAATTCTTTCAGAAACTGAAAAAGAGGAAAAAGCTCTTATAAAAGAATCTGAAAAATTTGAGAAAAAGATTGAAGAACGCCTAGTAAAAGCTTATAAGAGAATTCGCGGAAACGTTAAAAACGGTCTTGCTGTAGTGCAAGTTGAGCGAGGTGCTTCTGGTGGTTCTTTCTTTACAATCCCTCCACAAGTACAAATGGAAATCGCTGCCAGAAAAAAGATAATCACTGATGAACACAGTGGACGTATTTTGGTAGATCCTGCTCTGGCACAAGAGGAAAAAGAAAAGATGGAAAAGCTTTTTGAAAAAGTTTCATAA
- the msrA gene encoding peptide-methionine (S)-S-oxide reductase MsrA, with the protein MNKLFFLLFSSLIVSLPVSCQSNDKNKEAEAVAQKTQQPVTVPSENGLERAYFASGCFWCVEAIYESVKGVDEAISGYSGGHTKNPTYESSNTGTTGHAEAVEIIYNPNVVSFKTLVDVYFGSQNITQVNGQGPDRGSQYRSIIFYQNDEQKQIIDTKIAALEKEVGKGNVAAQVLPFQKFWKAEAYHQDYEKNNPNNPYIQNVSIPRLNKFKAKFPDILKTDKETH; encoded by the coding sequence ATGAACAAGCTATTCTTCCTTTTATTTTCCTCTCTAATTGTTTCACTTCCTGTTTCTTGCCAATCTAATGATAAAAACAAAGAAGCTGAAGCGGTTGCACAAAAGACACAACAACCAGTTACGGTTCCTTCTGAAAATGGATTGGAACGCGCCTACTTTGCAAGTGGTTGCTTTTGGTGCGTAGAAGCTATTTATGAAAGCGTAAAAGGAGTAGACGAAGCCATTTCTGGGTATAGTGGCGGTCATACAAAAAACCCAACCTATGAATCTAGTAACACGGGCACAACAGGACACGCCGAAGCAGTAGAGATTATTTATAACCCAAATGTAGTTTCTTTTAAGACATTGGTAGATGTGTATTTTGGATCTCAAAATATTACTCAAGTAAATGGACAAGGTCCAGACCGCGGATCACAATATAGAAGTATTATTTTTTATCAAAATGATGAGCAAAAGCAAATAATTGATACTAAAATTGCAGCGCTAGAAAAAGAAGTTGGTAAAGGTAACGTAGCCGCGCAGGTACTTCCTTTTCAGAAATTCTGGAAAGCCGAAGCATATCATCAAGATTATGAGAAAAATAATCCTAACAACCCGTACATTCAAAACGTTTCTATACCTAGGTTAAATAAGTTTAAGGCAAAGTTTCCTGATATTTTAAAAACCGATAAAGAGACACATTAA